The genomic segment CATTACGAGTTTAAGTCTCATCAAGTGTATCCTGGAAGCCCTGGTGGTAATCTAATCTCCCCTGGATCAGGTACATCTTCTCCTTACCCAGGGAAATGCTCCATCGTTGCGTTTCGTGTCGGTGAACCTCCAAAGTTTCTTGGTTTTGAGCACTTCACAGCGCGTAAATGGGGTTCAAGATTCGGTTCTGGATCAATCACACCTGCTGGTCAAGGTTCAAGGTTGGGTTCAGGTGCTCTAACCCCTGATGGTGGTGGAGGACTCGGCTCAAAGCTTGCTTCTGGTGCGCTCACACCACTTGAAGGCAGTCTTTTGGATAGTCAGATATCTGAGGTTGCGTCTTTAGCCAATTCGGACCACGGGTCGTCGTCGTCGTTAAGGCATAATGATGAAGCTTTGGTGGTTGCTCACAGAGTTTCTTTCGAGTTGACTGGTGAAGACGTTGCACGTTGTCTTGCAACTAAGCTAAACCGATCCGGTTCACATGAAAGAGCGAGCGGGGAACACTTGAGACCACAAAACGGATGTAAAACGTCGGGAGAAACAGAGAGCGAACAGAGTCAGAAACTAAGATCGTTTTCGTTAGGATCGAGCAAAGAATTCAAGTTTGATaatactgaagaagaagagacgataGAGAAAGTTAGATCAGAGTGGTGGGCCAATGAGAAGGTCGCCGGAAAAGGTGATCATAGTCCAGCAAACAGTTGGACTTTCTTTCCGGTGTAACGGTCTGGATTCACTTGACATATTTtacccaaacaaaacaaagaacctttttatcttcttcattaCCTCTAACATGGGAAGCAAATTCAGTGATATTGGTTAGAGATTGGGGTCTAACAACTATACATATATAGCTTTGCATTGTAGGTGtctttgttctctctttgtactgataatcatataaaatagtCTTGACTCTTTATGATATAGACTTATCATTGACAGCAACAACACAAACTGTATTCTTtatcataaaactataaatttccTCTCTTTACTATGTCATTCTTCCGCTGAATTACAATGATTTGATAACCAATACTTTGAGCCAACACCAATGCGATTCAAATTTGTACACGAGTG from the Camelina sativa cultivar DH55 chromosome 12, Cs, whole genome shotgun sequence genome contains:
- the LOC104730865 gene encoding uncharacterized protein LOC104730865, which codes for MRSVHHTNSVDTVNAAASAIVSADSRVQPSSVLHKKKWGSWWSLYWCFGSKKNNKRIGHAPEPASSGVAVPPVQNSSSNSTSIFMPFIAPPSSPASFLPSDPPSVSHTPHPGLLCSLTVNEPPSAFAIGPYAHETQPVTPPVFSAFTTEPSTAPFTPPPESPSSPEVPFAQLLTSSLERARRNSSGGINQKFSAAHYEFKSHQVYPGSPGGNLISPGSGTSSPYPGKCSIVAFRVGEPPKFLGFEHFTARKWGSRFGSGSITPAGQGSRLGSGALTPDGGGGLGSKLASGALTPLEGSLLDSQISEVASLANSDHGSSSSLRHNDEALVVAHRVSFELTGEDVARCLATKLNRSGSHERASGEHLRPQNGCKTSGETESEQSQKLRSFSLGSSKEFKFDNTEEEETIEKVRSEWWANEKVAGKGDHSPANSWTFFPV